In Fibrobacter sp. UWB15, the following proteins share a genomic window:
- a CDS encoding FISUMP domain-containing protein: MRLTIVIASTVLILNAIFIGCSGYGSEYTPEEYSSDSFSFLYSSSYKGGSSSSAYSSAYNSSYYSSSSETLFIPDLEYDKNLNATVKLDSVWYKGSYAKTIQIGSYIWLAENAKEYPTWRTSKCYDVKDENCEKYGYLYLQWDAATLCPDDFSIATASAWESLFKNVSSNKYVISSTLWSGTANGTYALNLVPGGMCDGFTCTDGGKKAYYVGAGESKSDTKIYVIDSDSHTSKPLSSFSDSSFFSVRCAKLSTQVKKGSDLSACDTKEKIMVQEDSSTYTCIYGKWFKEVYREPECSKSTEGSTYYKIRPYVCQDGEWRELEELEIRLGYCTSATQNATAFYNDTSYICDSLSWRKQTLLDAQGECNEQKGGDSIYHNGISYVCRNSMWQTLSSMENKYGVCNPKRLSEVIVEQGDHYICKNNTWSRTTAAVDVYGKCDTTKTDSIYVVSNHGYVCEGGAWRGISNHETLYGLCNAKKQDTLITLGNYKIICDNKAWRYATLQEAYGACTAELQDTIYIYATDTNTYVCDNLTWSKLTKPNVSLSYCTKKNQGSKAKTTTPKAFWYCNNYQWTRIDSLSYNYGICSGDSVGNKIYPKKDSLGYICKSTGAGLYQWVQMTIKEQFNLDCDETTQDTMVVGRLCDNGTWRTPTSLEKTIGKYCSKKNIGEKATTSSKYYECESTGWTSITQSMYYLGECSRDSLISVLDGVEYYCSDGKWITPPNAINDTTKSCSGQSGKTGAYKGKIYICKYNSGYYNWVRLNDAAIKLGFCTNAREGELAKLNDKYYMCQYSWWRVPDLSLILSKSECGTINIDGQEYTCSGDKWTPVYGSMTDSDENTYKTLKVGTQTWMVENLNYKTENSWCYNNADRYCAQYGRLYTWDAAQTACPKGWHLPSHEEFNSLRSNSLHIYLSNHDNGNWQTQNANIKYQAPGFEFLAAGIRTDEGSFDYEHRLAGMWLTDTLGNDANKACFMKFMDESMPGDYTLENSCGSKTEGYNSLPESPDVFSNKKGYGYSVRCVKDN; the protein is encoded by the coding sequence ATGCGGTTAACAATCGTCATTGCCAGTACTGTACTGATTTTGAACGCCATATTTATTGGCTGTAGCGGCTACGGCTCTGAATATACCCCAGAGGAATATTCCTCGGATTCCTTCAGTTTCCTCTATTCTTCCAGTTACAAGGGCGGCTCCTCCAGTTCCGCTTATTCCAGCGCGTACAATTCATCTTACTATTCCTCCAGCTCGGAAACCCTCTTTATCCCCGACCTCGAATACGACAAAAACCTGAATGCCACAGTTAAGCTGGATTCCGTGTGGTACAAAGGCAGCTACGCCAAGACCATCCAGATCGGCAGCTACATTTGGCTCGCCGAAAACGCCAAGGAATACCCCACTTGGAGAACCAGCAAATGTTACGACGTTAAAGACGAGAACTGCGAAAAATACGGTTACCTTTACCTTCAGTGGGACGCAGCCACCCTTTGCCCAGACGACTTTTCCATTGCAACCGCCTCCGCTTGGGAATCCCTCTTTAAAAACGTGAGTTCCAACAAATACGTTATTTCTAGCACCTTGTGGAGCGGCACCGCCAACGGTACCTACGCATTGAACCTGGTACCCGGCGGCATGTGCGATGGGTTCACCTGCACCGACGGCGGCAAGAAAGCCTACTATGTCGGCGCTGGCGAGAGCAAAAGCGATACCAAGATTTACGTTATCGATAGCGACAGCCACACATCCAAGCCGCTCTCTTCATTCAGCGATTCCTCATTCTTCTCTGTCCGCTGCGCCAAGCTGTCTACCCAAGTCAAGAAAGGTTCCGACCTCAGCGCCTGCGACACCAAGGAAAAGATTATGGTACAGGAAGATTCCAGCACCTACACCTGTATCTACGGCAAATGGTTCAAGGAAGTCTATAGGGAACCCGAATGTTCCAAGTCTACCGAAGGTAGCACCTACTACAAGATTCGCCCCTATGTCTGCCAAGACGGCGAATGGCGTGAACTTGAGGAACTGGAAATCAGGCTGGGCTACTGCACCAGCGCCACGCAAAATGCAACCGCCTTCTACAACGACACCTCCTACATTTGCGACTCCCTCTCCTGGCGAAAGCAGACACTTCTCGACGCCCAAGGAGAATGCAACGAGCAAAAGGGCGGCGATTCCATATACCATAATGGCATAAGCTACGTCTGCCGCAACAGTATGTGGCAGACACTCAGCTCCATGGAAAACAAATATGGCGTCTGTAACCCGAAACGCCTCAGCGAAGTAATCGTAGAACAGGGCGACCACTACATCTGCAAGAACAATACATGGAGTAGGACTACCGCTGCTGTAGATGTCTACGGTAAATGCGACACCACCAAGACCGATTCCATTTACGTTGTATCGAATCACGGCTATGTATGCGAAGGCGGCGCATGGCGCGGTATTTCCAACCATGAAACTCTATACGGGCTCTGCAACGCCAAAAAACAAGACACCCTTATCACGTTGGGCAACTACAAGATTATTTGTGACAACAAGGCATGGCGGTACGCCACCTTGCAAGAAGCCTACGGCGCATGTACCGCAGAACTTCAGGATACAATATATATCTATGCCACGGACACCAACACCTATGTCTGCGACAACCTGACCTGGAGCAAATTGACGAAGCCCAACGTTTCGCTTTCGTACTGCACCAAGAAAAACCAGGGTTCAAAAGCCAAGACGACTACCCCCAAGGCTTTCTGGTATTGCAACAATTACCAATGGACCCGCATTGATTCCCTCTCCTACAATTATGGAATTTGCTCCGGCGACAGCGTCGGCAACAAAATCTACCCGAAGAAAGACTCCCTTGGCTACATATGCAAGTCTACAGGAGCCGGCCTATACCAATGGGTGCAAATGACAATCAAGGAACAGTTCAACCTGGATTGCGACGAAACCACCCAAGACACCATGGTTGTCGGCAGGCTCTGCGACAACGGCACCTGGAGAACCCCCACTTCGCTCGAAAAAACGATTGGCAAATATTGCTCGAAAAAGAATATTGGTGAAAAAGCAACCACCTCTTCTAAATACTATGAATGCGAATCAACCGGTTGGACTAGCATTACCCAAAGCATGTATTACCTAGGGGAATGCTCACGCGACAGCCTCATTTCCGTTTTGGATGGCGTCGAATACTATTGCTCCGACGGCAAGTGGATTACACCACCCAATGCGATCAATGATACGACCAAGTCTTGCAGCGGCCAGTCCGGAAAGACCGGCGCCTACAAGGGCAAGATTTACATATGCAAATACAATAGCGGATATTACAACTGGGTTCGCCTAAACGATGCAGCCATCAAACTCGGTTTTTGCACCAATGCGCGCGAAGGCGAACTCGCTAAATTGAACGACAAGTACTATATGTGCCAATACTCTTGGTGGAGAGTACCGGACCTTTCCTTAATATTGAGCAAAAGCGAATGTGGAACTATTAATATTGACGGCCAAGAATACACCTGCTCCGGAGACAAATGGACGCCGGTTTACGGCTCAATGACGGATTCCGATGAAAACACCTACAAGACCCTTAAGGTAGGTACGCAAACCTGGATGGTAGAAAACCTGAACTATAAAACTGAGAACAGCTGGTGTTACAACAACGCCGACAGATACTGCGCCCAATACGGAAGGCTCTACACCTGGGATGCCGCCCAAACAGCATGTCCCAAGGGTTGGCATCTTCCAAGCCACGAAGAATTCAACTCGTTAAGGAGTAATTCTCTTCATATTTACCTTTCAAACCACGATAACGGTAACTGGCAGACCCAAAACGCCAATATAAAATACCAAGCCCCTGGTTTTGAGTTCTTGGCTGCAGGAATCAGAACGGACGAAGGATCATTTGACTACGAGCACCGTCTTGCGGGCATGTGGCTAACCGATACGCTCGGTAACGACGCAAATAAGGCTTGTTTTATGAAATTCATGGACGAAAGCATGCCTGGCGACTATACTCTTGAGAATAGCTGCGGTTCTAAAACCGAAGGGTACAATAGTCTTCCCGAATCTCCTGATGTGTTCTCAAACAAAAAAGGCTACGGGTATTCCGTTCGCTGCGTCAAAGATAATTAA
- a CDS encoding STAS domain-containing protein, with protein MFGHPKFGVEVSENNGTLTLSLHGVIESTTADIFEAEMASACTKSKNLVADFANVNFISSAGLRVLLSSQKKMIAEKGKMTLINLQQGVREILEMTGFTSMLNIA; from the coding sequence ATGTTTGGACATCCAAAATTTGGTGTTGAAGTTTCTGAAAATAACGGTACTTTGACCCTTTCGTTACATGGTGTAATCGAATCAACGACAGCAGATATTTTCGAAGCGGAAATGGCTTCGGCTTGCACAAAAAGCAAGAATCTTGTTGCTGATTTTGCCAATGTCAATTTTATTTCGTCTGCCGGTCTGCGAGTGCTTTTGTCTTCTCAAAAGAAGATGATTGCTGAAAAGGGGAAAATGACGCTCATCAATTTGCAGCAGGGTGTTCGCGAAATTTTGGAAATGACCGGCTTTACAAGTATGCTGAACATCGCTTAA
- the nifJ gene encoding pyruvate:ferredoxin (flavodoxin) oxidoreductase: MAKKMIACDGNEATASVAFAVSEVAAIYPITPSSPMAEHADNWSAAGKKNIWGQVPRVFEMQSEGGAAGTVHGALQAGALTTTFTASQGLLLMIPNMYKIAGELTPTVFHVTARALAMQGLSIFGDHSDVMACRQTGFAMLASSCVQECQDLALVAHASTLESRVPFMHFFDGFRTSHEVMKIEALEDGVIRNVIDEKYVKACRQRSLTPDRPTMRGTAQNPDVYFQGRETVNPFYAKVPEIVQKYMDKVASYTGRQYHIVDYVGAPDAERVIISMGSSTCTIGDTVKYLNSKGEKVGLVNIRLYRPFPMEAVVAALPKTVKKIAVLDRCKEPGSAGEPLFQDALTAISEAVMAGKMAMPKMIGGRYGLSSKEFTPAMVKAIYDELAKADPKARFTVGINDDVCHTSLTIDPNFKLESDFFQAMFFGLGSDGTVGANKNSIKIIGNETDNYAQGYFVYDSKKSGSMTTSHLRFGKSIIDAPYLIGENEADFVACHHTPHLESVNMLKYAKDGATFLVNTPHSADTVWDTFPRPVQEAIIKKHLKVYVIDAYAVAAKTGMGRRINTVMQTCFFSKLGNVLDAETAIKYIKKYAEKTYAKKGQEVVQKNWDAIDASLANLFEVKVPATVTSTKEFRAPIHGNAPKFVNEVTAEIIKGNGELLPVSKMPCDGVFPTGTTKYEKRDLALNIPSWNPDACVQCGKCAMVCPHAAIRVKVVDESAVKNAPEGFKYTPAKGFKLEGSEKPVFAISVSSYDCTGCGVCTQACIGKDKTDETKKAINMVPQEPIKVQEGKCWDFFVDLPEFDRTKVNKSLVKQAMLLEPLFEFSGSCAGCGETAYVRLVSQLFGDRMVVANATGCSSIYGGNLPTTPWAKNKEGRGPAWANSLFEDNAEFGLGMRLAITKHAKQALSLLEAVNVPAELKEKLTTQKQDDEAGIKAQRENVAALKAALAGATDDASVSLRDEFADYLVKKSVWIFGGDGWAYDIGYGGLDHVMATGENVNICVLDTEVYSNTGGQASKATNRGAVALFAAAGKRAGKKDLGLIAMSYKNVYVGRIALGANDAQALKVLQEAEAHNGPSLIICYCPCINHGFDLNSQLQHQKMAVDSGYWTLLRYNPALAAEGKAPLILDSKKPTIPVAEYIYTENRYKQLTRSNPEVAKKLADDLQKEVDARYAFYDAMSKDTEGLISL; this comes from the coding sequence ATGGCAAAAAAGATGATTGCGTGTGATGGTAACGAGGCCACCGCTAGCGTAGCATTTGCTGTTAGCGAAGTTGCGGCTATTTACCCGATTACACCGTCTAGTCCTATGGCTGAGCACGCCGACAACTGGAGTGCTGCAGGCAAGAAGAATATTTGGGGACAGGTTCCCCGCGTGTTTGAAATGCAGTCCGAAGGTGGCGCTGCCGGTACCGTTCACGGTGCTCTGCAGGCCGGTGCTTTGACCACGACCTTCACCGCTTCCCAGGGTCTTCTCTTGATGATCCCGAACATGTACAAGATTGCGGGCGAACTGACCCCCACGGTCTTCCATGTGACTGCCCGTGCCCTTGCCATGCAGGGCCTTTCTATTTTCGGTGACCATTCCGACGTGATGGCTTGCCGCCAGACCGGCTTTGCCATGCTCGCCTCCAGCTGCGTGCAGGAATGCCAGGACCTCGCTCTCGTGGCCCACGCATCCACTCTCGAAAGCCGCGTGCCCTTCATGCACTTCTTCGACGGTTTCCGTACCTCTCACGAAGTGATGAAGATCGAAGCTCTCGAAGACGGCGTTATCCGTAACGTCATCGACGAAAAGTATGTGAAGGCATGCCGGCAGCGCAGCCTCACTCCGGACCGCCCGACCATGCGCGGTACCGCACAGAACCCGGACGTTTACTTCCAGGGCCGCGAAACGGTGAACCCGTTCTACGCCAAGGTTCCGGAAATTGTCCAGAAGTACATGGACAAGGTCGCAAGCTACACTGGCCGTCAGTACCACATTGTCGATTACGTCGGTGCACCCGACGCCGAACGCGTGATCATTTCCATGGGTTCTTCGACCTGCACCATCGGTGACACCGTCAAGTACCTCAATTCCAAGGGCGAAAAGGTCGGTCTCGTGAACATCCGCCTGTACCGCCCGTTCCCGATGGAAGCCGTCGTTGCAGCCCTCCCGAAGACCGTCAAGAAGATTGCCGTCCTCGACCGCTGCAAGGAACCGGGTTCCGCTGGCGAACCGCTCTTCCAGGACGCCCTGACCGCTATCTCCGAAGCCGTGATGGCTGGCAAGATGGCCATGCCGAAGATGATCGGCGGCCGCTACGGTCTCTCTTCCAAGGAATTCACCCCGGCCATGGTCAAGGCCATCTACGACGAACTTGCCAAGGCCGACCCGAAGGCTCGCTTCACCGTCGGTATCAACGACGACGTTTGCCACACGAGCCTCACCATCGACCCGAACTTCAAGCTGGAAAGCGACTTCTTCCAGGCCATGTTCTTCGGGCTCGGTTCCGACGGTACCGTGGGTGCCAACAAGAACTCCATCAAGATTATCGGTAACGAAACCGACAACTACGCCCAGGGCTACTTCGTCTATGACTCCAAGAAGTCCGGCTCCATGACCACCTCTCACCTCCGCTTTGGTAAGAGCATCATCGATGCCCCGTACCTGATTGGCGAAAACGAAGCCGACTTCGTGGCATGCCACCATACTCCGCACCTGGAATCCGTGAACATGCTGAAGTACGCGAAGGATGGCGCAACCTTCCTCGTGAATACTCCGCACTCCGCCGACACCGTGTGGGATACCTTCCCGCGTCCGGTGCAGGAAGCCATCATCAAGAAGCACCTCAAGGTGTACGTGATCGACGCCTACGCCGTTGCCGCTAAGACCGGCATGGGCCGCCGCATCAACACCGTGATGCAGACCTGCTTCTTCTCCAAGCTCGGTAACGTGCTCGATGCCGAAACCGCCATCAAGTACATCAAGAAGTACGCCGAAAAGACTTACGCCAAGAAGGGTCAGGAAGTGGTCCAGAAGAACTGGGACGCAATTGATGCTTCTCTTGCTAACCTGTTCGAAGTCAAGGTTCCGGCCACTGTCACCAGCACCAAGGAATTCCGCGCTCCGATCCATGGCAACGCTCCGAAGTTCGTGAACGAAGTCACCGCAGAAATCATCAAGGGCAACGGCGAGCTCCTCCCCGTTTCCAAGATGCCTTGCGACGGCGTGTTCCCGACCGGTACCACCAAGTACGAAAAGCGCGACCTCGCCCTCAACATCCCGTCCTGGAATCCAGACGCTTGCGTGCAGTGCGGCAAGTGCGCCATGGTCTGCCCGCATGCAGCCATCCGCGTGAAGGTCGTTGACGAATCCGCAGTGAAGAACGCTCCGGAAGGCTTCAAGTACACCCCGGCCAAGGGCTTCAAGCTCGAAGGTTCCGAAAAGCCGGTATTCGCGATTTCCGTGTCCAGCTACGACTGTACGGGTTGCGGCGTCTGTACGCAGGCCTGTATCGGTAAGGACAAGACCGACGAGACCAAGAAGGCCATCAACATGGTGCCGCAGGAACCCATCAAGGTCCAGGAAGGCAAGTGCTGGGACTTCTTCGTCGATCTCCCGGAATTCGACCGCACAAAGGTCAACAAGAGCCTCGTCAAGCAGGCCATGCTCCTCGAACCGTTGTTCGAATTCTCCGGCTCCTGCGCAGGCTGCGGCGAAACCGCTTACGTGCGTCTCGTTTCTCAGTTGTTCGGTGACCGCATGGTTGTCGCCAACGCTACGGGTTGCTCCTCCATTTACGGCGGTAACCTCCCGACCACTCCGTGGGCAAAGAACAAGGAAGGCCGCGGTCCCGCTTGGGCGAACTCCCTCTTCGAAGACAACGCTGAATTCGGTCTCGGTATGCGTCTCGCTATCACAAAGCATGCCAAGCAGGCTCTCAGCCTCCTCGAAGCCGTGAACGTTCCTGCCGAACTCAAGGAAAAGCTCACGACCCAGAAGCAGGACGACGAAGCCGGCATCAAGGCCCAGCGTGAAAACGTTGCCGCCCTTAAGGCCGCACTCGCCGGTGCTACCGACGACGCATCCGTCAGCCTCCGCGACGAATTCGCCGATTACCTCGTGAAGAAATCCGTGTGGATCTTCGGTGGTGATGGTTGGGCATACGACATCGGTTACGGTGGTCTCGACCACGTGATGGCAACCGGTGAAAACGTGAACATCTGCGTCCTCGATACCGAAGTGTACTCCAACACCGGTGGACAGGCTTCCAAAGCCACGAACCGTGGCGCAGTCGCCCTCTTCGCTGCCGCTGGTAAGCGCGCCGGCAAGAAGGACCTCGGCCTTATCGCCATGAGCTACAAGAACGTTTACGTGGGCCGTATCGCCCTCGGTGCAAACGACGCTCAGGCCCTGAAGGTTCTCCAGGAAGCGGAAGCACACAATGGTCCGTCTCTGATCATCTGCTACTGCCCCTGCATCAACCACGGTTTCGATCTCAACAGCCAGCTTCAGCACCAGAAGATGGCCGTGGATTCCGGTTACTGGACTCTGCTCCGCTACAACCCGGCTCTCGCCGCCGAAGGAAAGGCTCCGCTTATCCTCGACTCCAAGAAGCCGACGATCCCGGTCGCAGAATACATCTATACCGAAAACCGCTACAAGCAGCTCACCCGTAGCAATCCGGAAGTGGCCAAGAAGCTCGCCGACGACCTCCAGAAGGAAGTTGACGCCCGCTACGCATTCTACGATGCCATGAGCAAGGATACCGAAGGGCTGATCAGCCTCTAA
- the ruvX gene encoding Holliday junction resolvase RuvX has protein sequence MNYLALDYGEHRVGVAFADSEFRMAFSRETIDQKTTNLFVRLDELVKINKVDAFVVGMPYHPDGRKDGKNVVVEKFIEDLKTRFPGMPVYTQDESYSSVQAQEKTSYFSKKKKQKNKAVIDQLAAAIILQRWLDEN, from the coding sequence ATGAACTACTTAGCCCTTGATTATGGTGAACACCGCGTCGGTGTCGCATTTGCCGATTCCGAGTTCCGTATGGCTTTTTCGCGAGAAACGATTGACCAGAAGACGACAAACCTGTTTGTTCGCCTAGACGAGTTGGTGAAAATCAATAAGGTAGACGCTTTTGTGGTGGGAATGCCGTATCACCCTGATGGCCGTAAAGACGGCAAGAATGTGGTGGTGGAGAAGTTCATCGAAGACTTGAAAACGCGTTTCCCGGGCATGCCTGTGTACACGCAGGATGAATCGTATTCCAGCGTGCAGGCGCAAGAAAAGACTTCTTACTTTAGCAAGAAGAAAAAGCAAAAAAATAAGGCGGTCATCGATCAACTCGCTGCCGCCATAATTCTACAAAGATGGCTAGATGAAAACTAG
- the fabF gene encoding beta-ketoacyl-ACP synthase II, with the protein MTKRRVVITGMGAVTPVGKNINDFWAAIREGKCGVGPITLFDASSCPVKIAAEVKDFKPEEHDIDPKEARRMARFTQFLLAASKEAVKDASLTPEDLAQDTTGIVAGTGLGGMDIIDSTYTQYMNGGKRKVSPLAMPQLIPNEAGANVSIALGITGQAHTVCTACASGTDAIGIALDAIRSGRLDICLAGGSESGITDYSIKSFAGMHALTDKFNDCPEKASRPFDLNRSGFVMGEGGAVMILEELEHAKARGAKIYAELAGYGASADAYHITSPRPGGETCAKALTRAIKDAGIAPTDIDYYNAHGTSTHLNDATETAMLKVALGDHAYKIKVSSTKSMTGHCVGAAGVCEAIVSTLAIRDSFYPATINYETPDPECDLDYVPNKGVEGNIDVAASASLGFGGHNGVVIIKKYNG; encoded by the coding sequence ATGACAAAAAGACGCGTAGTAATCACTGGTATGGGAGCCGTGACTCCCGTTGGCAAGAACATCAACGATTTTTGGGCAGCCATTCGCGAAGGCAAGTGCGGTGTCGGTCCCATCACGCTTTTTGACGCAAGCAGCTGTCCGGTAAAGATTGCGGCCGAAGTCAAGGACTTCAAGCCCGAAGAACACGATATCGACCCCAAGGAAGCCCGCCGCATGGCCCGTTTCACGCAGTTCCTGCTCGCCGCCTCCAAAGAAGCAGTCAAAGACGCAAGCCTTACGCCCGAAGACCTTGCCCAAGATACCACAGGCATTGTCGCTGGTACAGGCCTCGGTGGCATGGACATTATCGATTCTACCTACACGCAGTACATGAATGGCGGCAAGCGCAAGGTTTCGCCCCTCGCCATGCCGCAGTTGATTCCGAACGAAGCGGGCGCAAATGTGTCTATCGCCCTCGGCATCACGGGTCAGGCCCATACGGTCTGCACGGCATGCGCTTCGGGCACTGACGCTATCGGTATCGCCCTTGACGCTATCCGCTCGGGTCGCCTGGATATTTGCCTTGCCGGTGGTTCCGAAAGCGGCATTACCGATTACAGTATCAAGAGCTTCGCCGGCATGCACGCCCTTACAGACAAATTCAACGACTGCCCGGAAAAGGCCAGCCGCCCGTTCGACTTGAACCGTTCCGGATTCGTGATGGGTGAAGGCGGTGCCGTGATGATTCTCGAAGAATTGGAACATGCCAAGGCACGCGGCGCGAAGATTTACGCCGAACTCGCTGGCTACGGAGCTTCTGCCGATGCCTACCACATCACGAGCCCGCGCCCAGGTGGAGAAACCTGCGCGAAGGCTCTCACCCGCGCCATCAAGGATGCAGGCATTGCCCCGACCGACATCGACTACTATAACGCCCACGGAACCTCGACGCATCTGAACGACGCGACCGAAACCGCCATGCTCAAGGTCGCCCTCGGTGATCACGCCTACAAGATCAAGGTGTCGAGCACCAAGAGCATGACAGGCCACTGCGTGGGTGCCGCCGGTGTGTGCGAGGCCATCGTCTCAACTCTTGCGATTCGCGACTCGTTCTACCCCGCCACCATCAACTACGAGACTCCGGATCCGGAATGCGACCTCGATTACGTTCCGAACAAGGGCGTCGAAGGCAACATCGACGTCGCTGCGTCCGCCTCACTTGGGTTCGGCGGTCACAACGGCGTGGTGATTATTAAAAAGTACAACGGCTAG
- a CDS encoding AMP-binding protein, translating to MILNRFLTRTEYSSYEDLYENFKLNIPEDFNFAYDVVDEYAKTEPKREALVWCDDNDENHIFTFKDLSIASQRTANFLVEKGIKKGDRVMLILRRRYEFWFFLLALHRIGAIAIPATNMLAAEDLEYRFKAADIKMVVSYDDPALQKEIDTACEHTHIVETLVTIGQSRQNWISFYDDYEICPPSFPRPTGDAATHNDDIMIVYFTSGTSSNPKMVAHTFSYPLGHIVTAKYWQNVIDGGRHLTVAETGWAKALWGKIYGQWIAGSAVFTYDMNVFIPGKLLEKMQEYKVTTFCAPPTVYRYILQHGVEKYDLSSLKYCTTAGEALNLDIYKKFFEKTGLRLHEGYGQTELTLTTGNFEWMEPRPGSMGKPSPGYRMDIVDADGNSCGPDEVGEIIIKIDEGKPFGMFGGYYRDEERTQKVFEGGVYHTGDTATRDKDGFFWFVGRTDDLIKSSGYRISPFEVEEVLHKHPAVLEVAVTGVEDKSRGQAVKATVVLQKGYEASKELAKEIQLFAKNVAASYKSPRIIDFVSELPKTISGKIRRASIRDKDKEDANAAKDAANAEQPKTEEKEN from the coding sequence ATGATACTCAATAGATTCCTAACACGAACCGAGTACTCCTCTTACGAGGATCTCTACGAAAACTTTAAGCTCAATATTCCCGAAGACTTTAACTTCGCCTACGACGTGGTCGACGAATACGCGAAGACCGAACCCAAGCGCGAAGCATTAGTCTGGTGCGATGACAACGACGAAAACCACATCTTTACCTTCAAGGACCTTTCGATTGCCTCGCAGCGTACCGCGAACTTTTTGGTAGAAAAGGGAATCAAGAAAGGCGACCGCGTGATGCTGATTTTGCGCCGCCGCTACGAATTCTGGTTTTTCCTCTTGGCGCTCCACCGCATTGGTGCAATTGCCATTCCGGCAACGAACATGCTCGCCGCCGAAGACCTGGAATATCGCTTTAAAGCCGCCGACATCAAGATGGTCGTCTCTTACGACGATCCAGCACTCCAAAAGGAAATCGACACCGCCTGCGAACACACGCACATTGTCGAAACGCTCGTGACCATCGGACAGTCCCGTCAGAACTGGATTAGCTTCTACGACGACTACGAAATCTGCCCGCCGAGTTTCCCGCGCCCCACAGGAGACGCCGCCACGCACAACGACGACATCATGATCGTCTACTTTACGAGTGGCACCAGCAGCAACCCCAAAATGGTCGCCCACACCTTCAGCTACCCGCTCGGTCACATCGTGACCGCCAAGTACTGGCAGAACGTGATTGACGGAGGCCGCCACCTGACCGTTGCCGAAACCGGCTGGGCCAAGGCGCTCTGGGGCAAAATTTACGGCCAGTGGATTGCAGGTTCTGCCGTATTCACCTACGACATGAACGTGTTTATTCCGGGCAAGCTGCTCGAAAAGATGCAGGAATACAAGGTGACCACCTTCTGTGCGCCGCCAACCGTATACCGCTACATTCTGCAGCACGGCGTTGAAAAGTACGACCTTTCAAGCCTCAAGTACTGCACCACCGCAGGCGAGGCATTGAACCTCGACATTTACAAGAAGTTCTTCGAAAAGACGGGGCTCCGCCTGCACGAAGGCTACGGCCAGACCGAACTGACGCTTACGACGGGCAACTTCGAATGGATGGAACCGCGCCCGGGTTCTATGGGCAAACCCTCCCCCGGCTACCGCATGGATATCGTGGATGCCGATGGCAACAGCTGCGGTCCCGACGAAGTCGGCGAAATCATCATCAAGATTGACGAAGGCAAGCCCTTCGGCATGTTCGGCGGCTACTACCGCGACGAAGAACGCACCCAGAAAGTCTTCGAGGGCGGCGTCTACCACACCGGCGACACCGCTACCCGCGACAAGGACGGATTCTTCTGGTTCGTGGGCCGTACCGATGACTTGATCAAGAGTTCCGGCTACCGCATCAGCCCCTTCGAAGTCGAAGAAGTGCTCCACAAGCACCCGGCCGTCTTGGAAGTTGCTGTGACTGGCGTCGAAGACAAGTCCCGCGGACAGGCCGTGAAGGCAACCGTCGTGCTCCAGAAGGGCTACGAAGCGTCGAAGGAACTGGCTAAGGAAATCCAGCTATTCGCAAAGAACGTGGCCGCCTCTTACAAGAGCCCGCGTATCATCGACTTCGTGTCGGAACTGCCGAAGACCATCAGCGGAAAAATCCGCCGCGCCTCTATCCGCGACAAGGACAAGGAAGATGCCAACGCGGCTAAGGACGCAGCCAATGCGGAGCAGCCCAAGACCGAAGAAAAAGAGAATTAA